A stretch of Rhododendron vialii isolate Sample 1 chromosome 4a, ASM3025357v1 DNA encodes these proteins:
- the LOC131321977 gene encoding uncharacterized protein At4g04980-like isoform X1, with the protein MIKLAREMFDVMEEDEKSKGGIGDSAFGDMLTESYSDIKKTCPSPVSPTSAPPELIKLREYANVSNSEPLLLPLRLQAVEKCLSFHILPHVSAQGPCASNKKRRAVDEPNEEIQERKSIKESPSIATSGEPIDSKPLKCMPKSSNSKTNVSQQTRKPATAAASPPLPPPPPPSNQPPPAVAAPLLLSNSASDVVAPPPSIVHSKGSVLLPPPPTMPDNGAAQPPLPPIVQSPQPAPPTNGAAPPPPPAPPANGAAPPPPPLIPHSKQSTPLQPPAIPLAKGAAPPPPPPLGAGKSLRPKKAGTKLKRSTHMGNMYRVLKRKVEGSNLNVNKSKGKGTQVGASAGGKQGMADALAEMAKRSTYFQQIEEDVEKHAKSIMEIKSAISSFQTKDMAELLKFHKYVEQHLEELTDETQVLSRFEGFPSKKLESLRTAAALSKKLEGIHSNLENWKVEPPLSQLLDKVECYFNKIKGEIEALERTKDEESKKFQSHNIHFDFHILVRIKESVVDVSSSCVELALRERRDASEAANAELGPKSEGKRQACVKMLWKAFQLAFRVYSFAGGQDDRADKLTKELAQEIETAPHNE; encoded by the exons ATGATTAAACTGGCACGAGAAATGTTTGATGTAATGGAGGAAGACGAGAAAAGTAAGGGAGGGATAGGGGACTCGGCTTTCGGGGATATGTTAACAGAGTCATATTCAGACATCAAAAAGACATGTCCTTCTCCAGTATCCCCAACTTCAGCCCCCCCTGAGCTGATAAAGCTCCGTGAATATGCCAATGTTTCCAACTCTGAACCTCTTCTTCTGCCTCTCAGACTTCAGGCCGTGGAAAAGTGCCTGTCATTCCACATTCTCCCTCACGTATCAGCTCAGGGTCCTTGTGCCTCAAATAAGAAGAGAAGGGCAGTTGACGAGCCAAATGAAGAAATTCAGGAAAGAAAGAGTATCAAAGAATCACCAAGTATAGCAACCAGTGGAGAGCCAATAGATTCCAAACCTCTAAAATGCATGCCAAAAAGTTCAAATTCTAAGACAAATGTTTCACAACAAACAAGGAAGCCAGCTACAGCTGCAGCATCACCGCCGTtgccaccacccccaccaccatccAATCAACCTCCACCTGCAGTAGCAGCACCACTATTGTTGTCAAACTCGGCCTCAGATGTAGTAGCACCTCCACCATCTATTGTGCATTCAAAGGGTTCAGTGTTATTGCCACCCCCACCTACAATGCCAGACAACGGAGCTGCTCAACCACCTCTACCACCCATTGTGCAGTCACCTCAACCAGCACCACCAACAAATGGAGCTGCTCCACCCCCTCCACCTGCACCACCAGCAAATGGAGCTGCTCCACCCCCTCCACCACTCATTCCACATTCAAAACAATCAACGCCGTTGCAGCCACCAGCTATACCACTGGCAAAGGGAGCtgctccaccacctcctccacccCTTGGAGCGGGAAAGTCCCTGCGTCCAAAGAAAGCAGGTACGAAATTGAAGAGATCAACGCATATGGGAAACATGTACCGAGTTCTCAAGAGAAAAGTGGAAGGTTCTAATTTGAATGTTAACAAATCTAAGGGGAAGGGAACTCAGGTTGGGGCATCTGCTGGTGGGAAGCAGGGTATGGCTGATGCCCTAGCTGAGATGGCAAAAAG ATCAACATATTTccaacaaattgaagaagatgTTGAAAAGCACGCAAAATCAATCATGGAAATAAAAAGTGCGATTAGTTCCTTCCAAACAAAGGATATGGCCGAGCTTCTAAAATTTCACAAATATGTGGAACAGCATCTAGAGGAATTGACAGATGAGACCCag GTGTTGTCAAGGTTTGAAGGTTTTCCATCAAAGAAGTTGGAATCATTGAGGACAGCTGCAGCTCTTTCCAAAAAATTGGAAGGGATACATAGTAACCTGGAAAATTGGAAGGTAGAGCCTCCTCTGAGCCAGCTCCTCGACAAGGTGGAGTGCTACTTCAACAAG ATCAAAGGAGAAATAGAGGCACTGGAGCGTACTAAAGACGAAGAATCTAAGAAGTTCCAGAGTCACAACATCCATTTTGACTTCCACATCTTGGTACGAATCAAGGAATCCGTGGTGGATGTCTCTTCAAGCTGCGTGGAGTTAGCTCTTAGG GAACGAAGAGATGCATCAGAAGCAGCTAATGCAGAATTGGGTCCAAAAAGCGAAGGCAAAAGGCAGGCATGCGTAAAAATGCTTTGGAAGGCTTTTCAGCTTGCATTCCGGGTCTATAGCTTTGCAGGTGGACAGGATGATCGTGCTGACAAGTTAACCAAAGAGCTGGCTCAAGAAATAGAAACTGCTCCACACAATGAGTAG
- the LOC131321980 gene encoding nuclear intron maturase 2, mitochondrial-like, translating to MHRRLALFGHRLLTNSSLFTPSSRPLLNTQSYILNPRVDGLALFRVFMFTSTHPTRVLDPDDPSTLMKEDGVAVCSQMWIKNFREPDKTVTNLTNYLRRFELWVLAYQKVCADEMGAYMPRNAIQRSALEDLLALRNAVLDSRFKWGARLEFFIKSPKDKTEYESLSKRKIRAILTTTQPSPFQDRIVQEVLFMILEPIYEARFSQKSFAFRPGRNAHTVLRVVRRSFAGYLWYIKGDLSTILDGMKIGMVISALMRDVRDKKVIDLIKSALVTPVITTPHSEGEKKKKTKRKYQKKRVLAEDEPKPDPYWLDTFFGFAPEEAEKLPSWGHCGILSPLLANVCIDELDRWMEDKIKELYCPSKSDVIWNNPDGEVEQGNTSWPEFVPTSGPDKTRKIDYVRYGGHILIGIRGPRADAATLRKQLIEFCDQKYLLKLDNESLPIEHITKGIMFLDHVLCRRVVYPTLRYTATGGKIISEKGVGTLLSVTASLKQCIKQFRKLNFLKGDRDPDPQPCFRMFHATQAHTNQQMNKLLSTMVEWYRYADNRKKIVNFCSYIIRGSLAKLYAAKYKLRSRAKVYKIGARNLARPLKEKKGQSPEYHNLLRMGLVESIDGLMYTRMSLVPETDYSPFPNGWRPEHEKALLEYIRLDDPKILEEHRSGLREQGLVSPQDYVSMLVWNYKRNAIGPDQLPATVSHGNNIESVKSNPENDDEMNRSEGDREERRQAAQM from the coding sequence ATGCATCGACGCCTTGCTCTGTTTGGTCATCGATTACTCACAAATTCATCACTTTTCACACCAAGCAGTAGGCCATTATTGAACACCCAGTCTTATATTTTGAACCCTAGGGTTGATGGGTTGGCTTTGTTTAGAGTATTTATGTTCACTTCTACTCACCCAACAAGGGTCCTGGACCCCGATGACCCATCCACCTTGATGAAGGAGGATGGAGTCGCCGTCTGTTCGCAAATGTGGATCAAAAATTTCCGTGAACCCGATAAGACGGTGACAAATCTGACCAATTATTTACGTCGATTTGAGTTGTGGGTTTTGGCTTATCAGAAGGTCTGTGCCGATGAGATGGGTGCTTATATGCCGCGAAATGCCATACAGAGGTCAGCACTGGAGGACTTGTTGGCCTTAAGGAATGCAGTTCTTGATAGTAGGTTTAAGTGGGGAGCTAGGTTAGAGTTCTTTATCAAGTCTCCAAAGGATAAGACGGAGTATGAATCGTTGTCAAAGAGGAAAATCAGGGCCATTTTGACTACTACGCAGCCAAGCCCATTTCAGGATCGGATTGTTCAAGAGGTTTTGTTCATGATTTTGGAGCCGATTTATGAGGCTAGGTTTTCTCAGAAGTCGTTTGCGTTTAGGCCCGGGAGGAATGCCCACACCGTGTTGAGAGTCGTTAGGAGGAGTTTTGCGGGGTACTTGTGGTACATAAAGGGAGATTTGAGTACAATTCTGGATGGCATGAAGATCGGAATGGTGATAAGTGCTCTAATGAGGGATGTTAGGGATAAGAAGGTGATTGATTTGATAAAATCGGCTTTGGTTACGCCTGTTATCACCACTCCACACAGTGAAggtgagaagaagaagaaaacgaaGAGAAAGTATCAAAAGAAGAGGGTTTTAGCAGAAGATGAACCGAAGCCTGATCCGTATTGGCTGGATACCTTTTTTGGGTTTGCGCCTGAGGAGGCTGAGAAGCTTCCTTCTTGGGGACATTGTGGGATTCTTAGTCCCCTTCTGGCTAATGTATGTATTGATGAGTTAGACCGTTGGATGGAGGATAAGATCAAGGAGCTCTATTGTCCTTCAAAGAGCGATGTCATTTGGAATAATCCAGACGGGGAAGTGGAACAAGGAAATACATCTTGGCCGGAATTTGTTCCGACAAGTGGTCCAGATAAGACAAGAAAGATTGACTATGTCCGTTATGGGGGCCACATTTTGATTGGAATTAGAGGACCCAGGGCAGATGCGGCAACTCTGAGAAAACAGTTGATTGAGTTTTGTGATCAGAAATATCTCCTGAAGCTTGACAATGAAAGCCTCCCTATTGAGCACATTACTAAAGGTATAATGTTTCTTGACCATGTACTCTGTCGGCGAGTTGTGTATCCAACTCTTCGGTATACTGCAACCGGTGGGAAGATCATCAGTGAAAAGGGTGTGGGGACCCTGTTGTCAGTTACAGCAAGTTTGAAACAGTGCATTAAGCAATTTAGGAAGTTGAATTTTCTAAAGGGTGATAGGGATCCAGACCCACAACCTTGTTTTAGAATGTTTCACGCCACCCAAGCTCACACAAATCAACAAATGAACAAGTTGTTGTCTACAATGGTTGAGTGGTACAGATATGCGGACAATCGGAAGAagattgtaaatttttgttcttaCATCATTAGGGGATCACTCGCAAAGCTCTATGCTGCCAAATACAAGCTCCGATCGCGAGCAAAGGTGTACAAGATTGGTGCGCGGAATCTAGCTCGACCTTTGAAGGAGAAAAAAGGCCAGTCCCCAGAGTACCATAATTTGCTGAGAATGGGTCTTGTTGAGTCAATTGATGGGCTTATGTACACCAGAATGTCTCTGGTACCAGAGACTGATTACTCTCCTTTCCCTAATGGTTGGAGACCTGAACATGAGAAAGCATTGCTTGAGTACATAAGGCTAGATGATCCAAAAATTCTAGAGGAGCACCGGAGTGGCTTGAGAGAACAAGGTCTGGTTTCGCCTCAGGATTACGTCTCAATGCTTGTTTGGAACTACAAGAGGAATGCTATTGGACCGGATCAGCTTCCCGCAACAGTGAGTCATGGCAATAACATAGAAAGTGTGAAATCAAACCCCGAAAATGATGATGAAATGAATAGATCTGAGGGAGATCGAGAAGAAAGGCGTCAGGCGGCACAAATGTGA
- the LOC131321977 gene encoding uncharacterized protein At4g04980-like isoform X2, whose protein sequence is MIKLAREMFDVMEEDEKSKGGIGDSAFGDMLTESYSDIKKTCPSPVSPTSAPPELIKLREYANVSNSEPLLLPLRLQAVEKCLSFHILPHVSAQGPCASNKKRRAVDEPNEEIQERKSIKESPSIATSGEPIDSKPLKCMPKSSNSKTNVSQQTRKPATAAASPPLPPPPPPSNQPPPAVAAPLLLSNSASDVVAPPPSIVHSKGSVLLPPPPTMPDNGAAQPPLPPIVQSPQPAPPTNGAAPPPPPAPPANGAAPPPPPLIPHSKQSTPLQPPAIPLAKGAAPPPPPPLGAGKSLRPKKAGTKLKRSTHMGNMYRVLKRKVEGSNLNVNKSKGKGTQVGASAGGKQGMADALAEMAKRSTYFQQIEEDVEKHAKSIMEIKSAISSFQTKDMAELLKFHKYVEQHLEELTDETQVLSRFEGFPSKKLESLRTAAALSKKLEGIHSNLENWKVEPPLSQLLDKVECYFNKNNPANRSKEK, encoded by the exons ATGATTAAACTGGCACGAGAAATGTTTGATGTAATGGAGGAAGACGAGAAAAGTAAGGGAGGGATAGGGGACTCGGCTTTCGGGGATATGTTAACAGAGTCATATTCAGACATCAAAAAGACATGTCCTTCTCCAGTATCCCCAACTTCAGCCCCCCCTGAGCTGATAAAGCTCCGTGAATATGCCAATGTTTCCAACTCTGAACCTCTTCTTCTGCCTCTCAGACTTCAGGCCGTGGAAAAGTGCCTGTCATTCCACATTCTCCCTCACGTATCAGCTCAGGGTCCTTGTGCCTCAAATAAGAAGAGAAGGGCAGTTGACGAGCCAAATGAAGAAATTCAGGAAAGAAAGAGTATCAAAGAATCACCAAGTATAGCAACCAGTGGAGAGCCAATAGATTCCAAACCTCTAAAATGCATGCCAAAAAGTTCAAATTCTAAGACAAATGTTTCACAACAAACAAGGAAGCCAGCTACAGCTGCAGCATCACCGCCGTtgccaccacccccaccaccatccAATCAACCTCCACCTGCAGTAGCAGCACCACTATTGTTGTCAAACTCGGCCTCAGATGTAGTAGCACCTCCACCATCTATTGTGCATTCAAAGGGTTCAGTGTTATTGCCACCCCCACCTACAATGCCAGACAACGGAGCTGCTCAACCACCTCTACCACCCATTGTGCAGTCACCTCAACCAGCACCACCAACAAATGGAGCTGCTCCACCCCCTCCACCTGCACCACCAGCAAATGGAGCTGCTCCACCCCCTCCACCACTCATTCCACATTCAAAACAATCAACGCCGTTGCAGCCACCAGCTATACCACTGGCAAAGGGAGCtgctccaccacctcctccacccCTTGGAGCGGGAAAGTCCCTGCGTCCAAAGAAAGCAGGTACGAAATTGAAGAGATCAACGCATATGGGAAACATGTACCGAGTTCTCAAGAGAAAAGTGGAAGGTTCTAATTTGAATGTTAACAAATCTAAGGGGAAGGGAACTCAGGTTGGGGCATCTGCTGGTGGGAAGCAGGGTATGGCTGATGCCCTAGCTGAGATGGCAAAAAG ATCAACATATTTccaacaaattgaagaagatgTTGAAAAGCACGCAAAATCAATCATGGAAATAAAAAGTGCGATTAGTTCCTTCCAAACAAAGGATATGGCCGAGCTTCTAAAATTTCACAAATATGTGGAACAGCATCTAGAGGAATTGACAGATGAGACCCag GTGTTGTCAAGGTTTGAAGGTTTTCCATCAAAGAAGTTGGAATCATTGAGGACAGCTGCAGCTCTTTCCAAAAAATTGGAAGGGATACATAGTAACCTGGAAAATTGGAAGGTAGAGCCTCCTCTGAGCCAGCTCCTCGACAAGGTGGAGTGCTACTTCAACAAG AATAATCCTGCGAACAGATCAAAGGAGAAATAG